Proteins co-encoded in one Cytophaga hutchinsonii ATCC 33406 genomic window:
- a CDS encoding YifB family Mg chelatase-like AAA ATPase gives MLAKTFGSAVHGVNAFTVTIETVVNQGKNFYMVGLPDSAIKESEQRVDAALKNFGYFMPRQKVVVNLAPADIKKEGSAYDLPIALGILAASDQIDGDRLSEYMIMGELSLDGDIKPIKGVLPIAIEARKQGFKGFILPKENEQEAAIVNNLDVIGVSNIMEAIDFFENRLHIEPLTIDTRSQFFQQVAIYEADFAHVQGQENIKRALEIAAAGGHNVIMIGPPGAGKTMLAKRLSSILPPLSLHEALETTKIHSVAGKLGSKTSLITRRPFRAPHHTISDVALVGGGSYPQPGEISLAHNGVLFLDELPEFKRTVLEVMRQPLEERTVTISRAKIAIDFPANFMLIASMNPCPCGYYNHPEKECVCAPGVVQRYLNKVSGPLLDRIDLHVEVTPVKFDEMVANTRTETSEQIRERVIRAREVQSKRFEKFDNVHCNAMMPSQMVKDICVVGTAGNTLLKTAMERLGLSARAYDRILKVSRTIADLQNSDEILTEHLAEAIQYRSLDRENWAG, from the coding sequence ATGCTCGCAAAAACTTTTGGTAGCGCCGTACACGGCGTGAATGCTTTTACTGTTACCATTGAAACTGTCGTAAATCAAGGTAAAAATTTTTACATGGTTGGCCTGCCGGATAGTGCCATCAAAGAAAGTGAACAGCGTGTTGACGCTGCACTTAAAAACTTCGGATATTTTATGCCCAGGCAAAAAGTTGTGGTTAACCTTGCTCCTGCTGATATTAAGAAAGAGGGGTCAGCCTATGACCTGCCTATCGCTTTAGGCATTTTGGCTGCATCAGATCAAATAGACGGCGATCGGCTAAGCGAATACATGATTATGGGAGAACTTTCCCTGGACGGCGATATTAAACCCATTAAAGGCGTGTTGCCAATCGCTATTGAAGCACGCAAACAAGGCTTCAAAGGATTTATTCTCCCGAAAGAAAATGAGCAGGAAGCCGCTATCGTCAACAACCTGGATGTTATCGGTGTTTCCAATATTATGGAAGCGATAGATTTTTTTGAGAACCGGCTTCATATTGAACCGTTAACCATTGATACCCGAAGCCAGTTCTTTCAGCAGGTTGCCATTTATGAAGCTGATTTTGCACATGTTCAAGGACAGGAAAATATCAAACGTGCGTTAGAAATCGCAGCTGCCGGCGGGCATAATGTAATTATGATCGGTCCTCCCGGCGCAGGTAAAACAATGTTAGCGAAACGGCTCTCTTCGATCCTTCCTCCTCTTTCCCTCCACGAAGCATTAGAAACTACCAAAATACATTCGGTAGCAGGAAAGCTTGGTTCCAAGACGTCTTTAATTACCCGTCGCCCGTTTCGGGCGCCGCACCATACCATCAGCGACGTAGCGCTTGTAGGCGGTGGCAGCTATCCGCAGCCCGGGGAAATTTCGCTAGCGCACAATGGCGTGTTATTTCTGGATGAACTTCCGGAATTCAAACGCACGGTGCTTGAAGTCATGCGCCAGCCGCTGGAAGAGCGCACCGTAACCATTAGCCGTGCCAAAATTGCCATCGACTTCCCCGCTAATTTTATGCTCATTGCGAGTATGAATCCCTGCCCCTGCGGCTATTACAACCATCCGGAAAAGGAATGTGTATGCGCGCCCGGAGTGGTACAGCGGTATTTAAATAAAGTAAGCGGACCGCTGTTAGACCGTATTGATCTCCATGTTGAAGTTACGCCTGTAAAATTTGATGAAATGGTCGCAAATACACGAACGGAAACCAGTGAACAAATAAGAGAACGTGTAATACGTGCACGCGAAGTACAAAGCAAACGGTTTGAAAAATTTGACAATGTACATTGTAATGCCATGATGCCTTCTCAAATGGTCAAGGATATTTGTGTTGTAGGAACAGCCGGCAACACACTGCTTAAAACAGCTATGGAACGTTTAGGTTTATCAGCCCGCGCCTACGACCGCATTTTAAAAGTATCCAGAACGATCGCTGATCTGCAAAATTCCGACGAAATATTAACCGAGCACTTAGCAGAAGCCATTCAATACAGAAGCCTGGACCGTGAAAACTGGGCGGGATGA
- the lpcA gene encoding D-sedoheptulose 7-phosphate isomerase, with product MIESTIISQLEEASAVLSNFIEQEKKQNSIAKAADVITSSLKQGGKIISCGNGGSSCDAMHFAEELTGRYRENRKAIPAISISDPSHMSCVANDYGYKFVFSRYLEALGNKGDVLLAISTSGNSENVLEAVKEAKNKGMFVVALTGKDGGKLLPLADVCINVPHVGYADRIQEVHIKIIHTLILLIEQSLL from the coding sequence ATGATTGAATCAACCATAATATCCCAACTTGAAGAAGCTTCGGCTGTATTAAGCAATTTTATTGAACAGGAGAAAAAACAGAACAGTATTGCCAAAGCTGCCGATGTTATTACTTCAAGTTTAAAACAAGGTGGCAAAATTATTTCTTGTGGAAATGGTGGTTCTTCCTGTGATGCCATGCACTTTGCAGAGGAGTTGACCGGGCGGTACAGAGAAAACAGAAAAGCAATTCCGGCTATTTCAATCAGCGATCCAAGCCATATGTCTTGCGTTGCGAATGACTACGGCTATAAATTCGTTTTTTCACGTTATCTGGAAGCCTTAGGTAATAAGGGAGATGTGTTGCTTGCCATCAGCACATCCGGCAATTCCGAAAATGTACTGGAAGCCGTTAAAGAAGCGAAAAACAAAGGTATGTTTGTCGTTGCGTTAACAGGAAAAGATGGGGGTAAACTTTTACCACTTGCGGATGTTTGCATAAATGTTCCGCATGTAGGTTATGCCGATCGTATACAGGAAGTTCATATTAAAATCATTCACACTTTAATTCTGCTGATTGAGCAATCTTTGCTTTAA
- a CDS encoding glycosyl hydrolase codes for MLVVLPPKIYKNIFLIAASCMMLFHNRFSLAQTLVTTVEAESGTRAGGLTIATANAGYSGTGYITNMTSAADKLTIPVTVPSAGNYQLVIRYNGPYGPKDQDIYVNGVFVSSLHFPETTGYTDLTAGSLTLNAGANTIGIYKNWGYTDFDKISLFTVPLHDYSTVAPNLIDANATPEAKALYNYIKAGYGTRIISGQTSDYYNTVSPNAAKKPVIRAYDFQHYTVGYSYLWNNATASHTFGWEDDGTTQAAIDWYNSTCQKGMVAFHWHWHSPSGGQAGTNTFYTNSTAFDVTKAVTQGTPEYTAVIRDIDSIATQLKRLQAAGVPVLWRPLHEAGGAWFWWGAKGPAAALALYDMVYNRIVNYHNIHNLIWQWSTPEANWYPGNSKVDMLGYDSYPGAYNYGTQKLIFDQLYTIVNGQKILAMTENGPIPDPDLCFSSDAKWAYVMSWSDLVTQQNSSAQLNLVYNHAKVLTLDEVTTATNTAQLTAAGPAAICTGGSVLLKANTAKGYTYKWYNGTNLITGSTSSAYTATTAGSYTVTVTATGACTTTSAPLAVTSAMPAVLITPASATTFCQGENVKLNASTGAGYTYQWKIGGVAVAGSTSSSYTATSGGSYTVEVTSGAGCKDTSPGTDVVVTSPSIWYADTDGDGAGDPAVTKTACAKPANYVATAGDACPNDANKTAAGNCGCNKTEASCLDCMGVPNGTAALDVCNQCAGGTSDITPKTNISQCTTTSAVAAFASTIKMYPNPTAVDCHIQLPGNAFNVVIYNGAGTAVFNKTFENEAVVGAELPQGIYLVRIEQDGNIELKKLIKE; via the coding sequence ATGCTTGTAGTTTTACCTCCAAAAATCTATAAAAATATTTTCCTGATTGCGGCAAGCTGCATGATGTTATTCCATAACCGATTCTCGCTTGCTCAGACGTTGGTAACGACCGTTGAAGCAGAAAGTGGTACACGAGCCGGCGGACTTACCATAGCAACTGCAAATGCAGGATATTCGGGTACAGGGTATATAACGAACATGACTTCTGCCGCGGATAAATTAACTATCCCCGTTACCGTACCGAGTGCAGGCAATTACCAATTGGTGATTCGATACAATGGTCCATATGGCCCAAAAGATCAGGATATATACGTTAATGGTGTATTCGTTTCCTCTTTACATTTCCCTGAAACAACCGGATATACAGATTTAACAGCTGGAAGTTTAACATTAAATGCAGGTGCAAACACAATAGGCATTTATAAGAATTGGGGATATACAGATTTTGATAAAATCAGTTTGTTTACGGTTCCGCTTCATGATTATTCAACGGTAGCCCCCAACTTAATTGATGCGAATGCAACACCCGAAGCAAAGGCTTTATATAACTATATCAAAGCCGGATATGGCACCCGGATCATTTCCGGACAGACGTCAGATTATTACAATACGGTATCTCCAAATGCTGCCAAAAAGCCGGTAATAAGAGCATACGATTTTCAGCATTATACAGTAGGGTATTCGTATTTATGGAATAACGCAACGGCAAGCCATACATTTGGCTGGGAAGATGACGGTACCACGCAGGCTGCCATTGATTGGTATAACAGTACTTGCCAGAAGGGAATGGTTGCCTTTCATTGGCACTGGCACTCTCCATCCGGAGGGCAAGCAGGTACGAACACGTTTTACACGAATTCAACAGCTTTTGATGTAACCAAAGCAGTTACGCAGGGAACCCCTGAATATACGGCAGTAATACGTGATATTGATTCCATTGCAACACAACTGAAGCGCCTGCAGGCGGCAGGTGTACCCGTATTATGGCGTCCTTTGCACGAAGCCGGAGGTGCATGGTTCTGGTGGGGAGCCAAAGGACCGGCTGCAGCATTAGCCTTATATGATATGGTTTACAACCGCATTGTTAATTATCACAACATTCATAATCTGATCTGGCAATGGTCCACACCAGAAGCCAACTGGTATCCGGGCAATAGTAAGGTGGATATGTTGGGATATGATTCGTATCCGGGTGCATATAATTACGGAACGCAGAAATTAATTTTTGATCAGTTGTATACAATCGTAAATGGACAAAAAATTCTGGCGATGACAGAGAACGGACCCATACCGGATCCGGATCTGTGTTTTAGCAGTGATGCCAAATGGGCGTACGTTATGTCGTGGAGTGATTTGGTTACGCAACAAAATTCAAGTGCTCAGTTAAATTTAGTATACAATCACGCAAAGGTGCTGACGCTCGATGAAGTAACAACCGCTACGAATACGGCTCAGTTAACGGCTGCCGGCCCTGCTGCCATCTGTACAGGCGGAAGTGTTTTATTAAAAGCAAATACTGCAAAAGGGTATACATACAAATGGTATAACGGTACAAACCTGATTACGGGATCAACAAGTTCTGCATATACAGCAACAACCGCAGGCTCTTATACAGTAACGGTTACCGCAACAGGTGCGTGTACAACAACTTCAGCGCCGTTAGCCGTTACTTCCGCTATGCCAGCAGTTCTTATAACACCTGCTTCAGCTACCACCTTCTGCCAGGGAGAAAATGTGAAATTAAATGCATCAACAGGTGCCGGATATACGTATCAATGGAAGATTGGTGGCGTGGCGGTTGCCGGAAGTACGTCTTCTTCCTATACAGCAACTTCCGGCGGTTCTTACACGGTAGAAGTAACAAGTGGAGCAGGCTGCAAGGATACATCGCCTGGTACAGATGTTGTGGTAACATCGCCTTCTATCTGGTATGCAGATACAGATGGAGATGGTGCAGGAGATCCGGCGGTTACAAAAACTGCTTGCGCAAAACCTGCAAACTATGTGGCAACAGCCGGTGATGCCTGCCCGAATGATGCAAATAAAACCGCTGCGGGCAATTGCGGCTGTAACAAAACAGAAGCCAGCTGCCTGGATTGTATGGGTGTGCCAAACGGCACTGCTGCACTGGATGTGTGTAACCAATGTGCAGGTGGAACTTCAGATATTACACCTAAAACAAACATTTCACAGTGTACAACTACTTCTGCTGTAGCTGCATTTGCTTCAACTATAAAAATGTATCCGAATCCTACAGCAGTTGACTGCCATATTCAGTTGCCTGGTAATGCATTCAACGTTGTTATTTATAATGGAGCCGGCACAGCAGTTTTCAATAAGACGTTTGAAAACGAAGCTGTTGTTGGAGCAGAGTTACCTCAAGGTATATACCTGGTGCGGATTGAACAGGATGGAAATATAGAACTTAAGAAACTGATTAAAGAGTAG